From a region of the uncultured Draconibacterium sp. genome:
- a CDS encoding aldo/keto reductase — MKEKSNEENPQKEMKRREFIRAGVTFAAGAGVMGLGSYKAFGGGNDSVAQNTIENVSLNNGVQMPILGFGTLYLNGETGALCVADAISLGYRLIDTATIYGNEEAVGAGIKKSGIDRKELFVTSKLWVDDSGYEKAKKAFQTSIDKLGTDYLDLYLIHRPRGDVKGSWKAMEELHKKGKIKAIGISNFEDHQIDELLEYANIKPAVNQIETHAFFQQSKARKSLLDYGVQMEAWSPLAQGRNGLFTNKTLAAIGKKYNKNNAQVSLRWHYQRGIVAIPRSSQKAHMMENLNIFDFELNDSDMKTIATLDLDKTQFPEWE; from the coding sequence ATGAAAGAAAAATCCAACGAAGAGAATCCTCAAAAAGAAATGAAGCGCCGCGAGTTTATCCGTGCCGGTGTCACTTTTGCTGCCGGTGCCGGTGTTATGGGGCTTGGCAGTTACAAAGCGTTTGGAGGCGGCAATGACTCAGTAGCTCAAAACACAATCGAAAACGTAAGTTTGAACAACGGAGTACAAATGCCAATTTTAGGATTTGGCACACTTTACCTGAATGGCGAAACGGGTGCACTATGTGTTGCCGATGCCATTTCGCTGGGTTACCGACTGATTGACACAGCCACCATTTATGGCAACGAAGAAGCTGTTGGTGCCGGCATTAAAAAAAGCGGTATCGACCGAAAAGAGTTGTTTGTTACCTCGAAGCTTTGGGTGGACGACTCGGGTTATGAAAAGGCGAAAAAAGCCTTTCAAACTTCCATAGATAAACTAGGAACCGACTACCTTGATCTTTACCTCATCCACCGTCCGCGTGGCGATGTAAAAGGCTCGTGGAAAGCTATGGAAGAATTGCACAAAAAAGGCAAGATAAAAGCCATTGGTATCAGTAATTTCGAAGATCACCAGATTGATGAACTACTGGAGTATGCCAACATAAAACCTGCCGTTAACCAGATTGAAACACATGCATTCTTTCAGCAAAGTAAAGCGCGAAAATCGTTACTGGATTATGGTGTACAAATGGAAGCCTGGTCGCCGTTGGCACAAGGCCGAAACGGATTGTTTACTAACAAAACACTGGCTGCCATTGGCAAAAAGTACAATAAAAACAATGCACAGGTAAGTTTGAGGTGGCACTATCAGCGTGGTATTGTTGCCATTCCGCGCTCATCGCAAAAAGCACACATGATGGAAAACCTCAATATTTTTGATTTCGAACTAAATGATTCGGACATGAAAACCATTGCCACGCTGGATCTGGATAAAACCCAGTTTCCGGAATGGGAATAG
- a CDS encoding saccharopine dehydrogenase C-terminal domain-containing protein has protein sequence MKKNVIVLGAGLVGSSIAKDLSKNHQITSVDFDKKALDKFSAFPEIKCIQEDLSQSEKIKSLVSNHDLVIGAVPGFMGYHTMKAVIEAGKNMVDISFMPEDFLSLNGLAKKNKVCVVADCGVAPGMGNIILGHHNQQITVKSYECLVGGLPVIREWPYEYKAVFSPIDVIEEYTRPARYIQNYELVEKEALSDPELIHFDGIGTLESWNSDGLRSLMQTMKNVPDMIEKTLRYPGCIEYLRVLRESGFFSYDPVEVNGVKVRPIDVTAKLLFPKWQLKPGEEDFTIMRIVIKGVGNGAEKTFTYHLLDKYDRESQTISMARTTGYACTSVANLVLDGTFNTPGVNAPEAVGAQPGNLSYIFQYLKERGVIYQLSE, from the coding sequence ATGAAGAAGAATGTTATCGTTTTAGGTGCCGGACTTGTAGGAAGTTCAATTGCCAAAGATTTATCGAAAAACCATCAGATTACCAGTGTTGACTTTGACAAAAAAGCATTAGACAAATTTTCTGCCTTTCCCGAAATTAAATGTATTCAGGAAGATCTTAGCCAATCTGAAAAAATTAAATCCTTAGTTTCCAACCACGATCTTGTAATTGGAGCAGTTCCGGGTTTTATGGGCTACCATACTATGAAAGCGGTAATTGAAGCCGGAAAGAACATGGTTGATATTTCGTTTATGCCCGAAGATTTTCTGTCGTTAAACGGTTTGGCTAAAAAAAATAAGGTTTGTGTAGTGGCCGATTGTGGCGTTGCTCCCGGCATGGGAAATATAATTCTGGGGCATCATAATCAGCAAATTACAGTAAAATCATACGAATGCCTGGTTGGCGGCCTGCCCGTTATCCGTGAATGGCCGTACGAATATAAAGCAGTGTTCTCGCCTATCGACGTAATTGAAGAATACACCCGCCCTGCGCGATACATTCAAAACTATGAACTGGTAGAAAAAGAAGCACTCTCCGACCCTGAATTAATCCATTTTGACGGAATTGGTACTCTTGAATCGTGGAACTCCGATGGTTTACGTTCGCTGATGCAGACGATGAAAAATGTGCCCGACATGATTGAAAAAACACTGCGTTACCCGGGATGTATAGAGTACCTTCGCGTTTTACGGGAATCAGGATTTTTCTCGTATGATCCGGTTGAAGTAAATGGGGTTAAAGTGAGGCCAATTGATGTTACAGCCAAGTTACTGTTCCCCAAGTGGCAACTAAAACCCGGAGAGGAAGATTTTACGATAATGCGCATTGTTATTAAAGGAGTGGGAAACGGAGCCGAAAAAACATTTACCTACCATTTGCTCGATAAATACGACCGCGAATCGCAAACCATTTCAATGGCCCGAACAACCGGCTATGCCTGCACCTCGGTTGCCAACCTTGTGCTCGATGGCACTTTCAACACGCCTGGCGTTAATGCCCCGGAAGCCGTGGGAGCACAACCCGGAAACCTCAGTTATATCTTCCAGTACCTTAAAGAACGTGGCGTAATCTACCAGCTTTCGGAGTAA
- a CDS encoding response regulator transcription factor, translating to MKIKVIVADDHQLFREGLINLLHSADNIEVIAQAENGQDAIDKVEAFKPDVLLVDIAMNKINGIEATRILKDRMPEVRIIAVSMHSDKQYVKGMLEAGADGYLLKNCTYRQLTDAVNSVHDGKKFLSEDITEIVINGYLNSNADDNDSYSQLSDREKEIFLLFAEGKSTREIGDQLFISVKTVGTHKQNILEKLDLRTNSDLVKYALKKGLIQLD from the coding sequence ATGAAAATAAAGGTTATAGTTGCTGACGATCACCAACTTTTCAGGGAAGGTTTAATAAACCTTTTACACTCGGCTGACAATATTGAAGTAATTGCCCAGGCCGAGAACGGACAAGACGCGATAGACAAAGTGGAAGCATTTAAACCCGATGTGCTTTTGGTTGATATTGCTATGAATAAAATAAACGGCATTGAAGCGACACGGATTTTAAAAGATAGAATGCCGGAAGTAAGAATTATTGCCGTATCGATGCACTCCGACAAACAATATGTTAAAGGAATGCTGGAAGCAGGTGCCGATGGTTACCTTTTAAAGAACTGTACCTACCGGCAACTTACCGATGCTGTAAACTCTGTACACGACGGTAAAAAATTCCTGAGCGAAGACATTACAGAAATTGTTATTAACGGGTACCTTAATTCGAATGCCGATGATAACGATTCGTACTCGCAATTATCCGACCGCGAAAAAGAAATTTTCCTGCTTTTTGCAGAAGGAAAATCGACACGCGAAATTGGCGACCAACTTTTTATCAGTGTAAAAACGGTTGGTACACACAAACAAAATATTCTTGAAAAGCTTGATTTAAGAACCAACTCCGACCTTGTAAAATATGCCTTGAAAAAAGGATTAATCCAGCTCGACTAG
- a CDS encoding prolyl oligopeptidase family serine peptidase has translation MKKILSFLALLIISASLSAQTEKRPLTFEEILKWNRITETHISNNGKYVAWKEEPWKGDATLKISTPDAEEIASFSYGTKANFTADSRFLIFTEVPPADTIRNLKLKKTKKEDLPQNKLVVFNIEEIKSEKIENLKSVKIPDEWSGWIAYQAKDPNDSTKSEKDKKHPLYIKDLNSGSTKTYPAVSSYELAKDQPFISFISEGDSSFSAGVYLFDLANEVLKPILEAEGKFKQLCIADNGDQLAFLADTTDAEKPSFALYYWSGENETIVADNNSDAIPENWEISDNGNLSFSDNGERLFFGTAPILPGKDTTILEEEIPALDVWTWNEEQLQTVQLNKRERDLKKTYLAVVHLDDQKMVQLETELFSGIRKIKNGDADKLLAYSNRPYAVQTMWEGGPYHNDFYLIDINSGKAEKIKTDCRATPSVSPYGKFVYWYNAIDTTWNTYEISTGTEYEITQPETIQTADELNDRPMLSSSYRNAGWLKNDEAILIYDRYDLWKVDPTNSTDPVNLTKDGRTGKINYRFVRFNPEPNTSIDPSETVLLTGHNEVSRADAYYAFDLSNNKAPEVLFSQNYRLGRPAKAEDDNLIIFTKEDFETYPNLIATDLRFKKEVQISDAAPQQNEFKWGTAELVTWRSLDGLVLEGTLHKPEDFDPTKKYPMIVNFYEKSSDRLLSYRMPENHRSTIDYHYYTSNGYIIFNPDVYYKEGYPGESAFNCVMPGITSLIDKGFVDEASIGAQGHSWGGYQVAYLATRTNMFAAIESGAPVVNMFSAYGGIRWGSGLNRSFQYEHTQSRIGKSIWESPLRYLENSPLFTIDKINTPILIMHNDDDGAVPWYQGIEFFIGLRRLQKPSWLLNYNEADHWPTKLRDMHDFQIRMAQFFDHYLKGAPMPKWMDEGIPAINKGVDMGYELVE, from the coding sequence ATGAAAAAAATTTTGTCTTTTCTTGCACTATTGATTATTTCGGCAAGTTTATCGGCCCAAACAGAAAAACGGCCACTTACTTTTGAAGAAATTTTGAAGTGGAACAGAATTACCGAAACCCATATCTCGAACAACGGGAAATACGTTGCCTGGAAAGAAGAACCATGGAAAGGTGATGCTACTTTGAAAATCAGCACTCCCGATGCTGAAGAAATTGCATCATTTAGCTACGGAACCAAAGCTAATTTCACTGCCGATTCGCGGTTTCTGATTTTTACGGAAGTGCCACCAGCGGACACAATTCGTAACCTTAAATTGAAAAAAACAAAAAAAGAAGATCTGCCTCAGAATAAATTGGTTGTTTTCAATATCGAGGAAATTAAATCGGAAAAAATTGAAAACCTTAAATCGGTTAAAATTCCCGATGAATGGTCGGGTTGGATAGCCTATCAGGCAAAAGATCCCAATGATTCTACAAAAAGTGAGAAAGACAAAAAACACCCGCTTTACATCAAAGATCTCAACAGCGGATCAACAAAAACATATCCTGCAGTTAGTAGTTACGAACTGGCAAAAGACCAGCCGTTTATCAGTTTCATTTCTGAAGGTGACAGTTCTTTTTCAGCCGGTGTTTACCTTTTTGATTTAGCGAATGAAGTGCTCAAGCCAATTTTAGAAGCAGAGGGTAAATTCAAACAACTTTGTATCGCCGACAATGGTGATCAACTCGCCTTTTTGGCCGATACTACTGATGCAGAAAAACCATCGTTTGCACTTTACTACTGGAGTGGCGAAAATGAAACAATTGTTGCCGACAATAACAGCGATGCCATTCCCGAGAACTGGGAAATAAGCGACAACGGCAATCTTTCTTTCTCTGACAATGGCGAACGTTTGTTTTTCGGAACGGCTCCAATCCTACCCGGAAAAGACACTACAATACTGGAAGAAGAAATCCCGGCCCTTGATGTTTGGACCTGGAATGAAGAGCAACTTCAAACTGTTCAGCTCAATAAAAGAGAACGAGATTTGAAGAAAACCTATCTGGCTGTTGTTCATCTTGATGATCAGAAAATGGTTCAGTTGGAAACAGAACTTTTTTCAGGAATACGAAAAATTAAAAATGGCGATGCCGATAAATTACTGGCATATAGTAACCGTCCTTATGCGGTTCAAACCATGTGGGAAGGTGGCCCGTACCACAACGATTTTTACCTGATCGACATCAATTCAGGAAAGGCTGAAAAAATTAAAACCGATTGTCGGGCCACTCCTTCGGTTTCCCCCTACGGAAAATTTGTGTACTGGTACAATGCCATCGACACAACATGGAATACCTACGAAATTTCGACAGGTACTGAATATGAAATTACACAACCCGAAACAATTCAGACAGCCGATGAGCTAAATGATCGCCCAATGTTGTCGAGCTCTTACCGAAATGCGGGCTGGCTAAAGAACGATGAAGCGATATTGATCTATGATCGTTACGATCTGTGGAAAGTTGATCCGACCAACTCAACTGATCCGGTAAATCTCACTAAAGATGGAAGAACCGGGAAGATCAACTACCGCTTTGTTCGTTTTAATCCGGAACCAAATACGAGTATCGATCCATCGGAAACAGTTCTGTTAACAGGTCATAATGAAGTTTCACGTGCTGATGCCTATTACGCTTTTGACTTAAGTAACAACAAAGCACCTGAAGTTCTTTTCAGTCAGAATTATCGATTGGGAAGACCTGCTAAAGCCGAGGATGACAATCTGATCATTTTTACAAAAGAAGATTTTGAAACCTACCCCAACCTGATTGCAACCGACCTGCGGTTTAAAAAGGAAGTGCAAATTAGCGATGCCGCACCTCAGCAAAACGAATTTAAATGGGGAACTGCCGAACTCGTAACCTGGCGCTCGCTCGACGGTCTGGTTTTGGAGGGCACTTTGCATAAACCCGAAGATTTTGATCCGACAAAAAAATACCCGATGATCGTAAATTTTTACGAGAAAAGTTCGGACAGGCTGCTAAGCTACCGTATGCCGGAAAACCATCGGTCAACCATCGATTATCATTATTACACTAGTAATGGTTATATAATATTCAATCCTGATGTGTATTACAAGGAAGGATATCCGGGCGAATCGGCATTTAATTGTGTTATGCCGGGTATTACTTCGTTAATCGACAAAGGTTTTGTTGATGAAGCGAGCATTGGCGCCCAGGGACACAGTTGGGGCGGTTACCAGGTAGCCTATCTGGCTACACGAACCAATATGTTTGCAGCTATTGAATCGGGAGCTCCGGTAGTAAATATGTTCAGTGCATACGGCGGTATTCGCTGGGGATCGGGCTTAAACCGGTCATTCCAGTACGAACACACACAAAGCCGCATCGGTAAATCGATTTGGGAATCTCCGTTGCGTTATCTGGAGAATTCGCCACTTTTTACCATCGACAAGATCAACACGCCAATTCTGATCATGCATAACGACGATGATGGTGCTGTGCCATGGTACCAGGGAATTGAGTTTTTTATCGGACTTCGACGTTTGCAAAAACCAAGCTGGTTACTTAATTACAATGAAGCCGACCACTGGCCAACCAAACTTCGCGATATGCACGATTTCCAAATCAGAATGGCTCAGTTTTTCGACCACTACCTAAAAGGTGCGCCAATGCCAAAATGGATGGACGAAGGTATTCCGGCAATAAATAAAGGTGTTGATATGGGGTATGAGTTGGTAGAATAA
- the fumC gene encoding class II fumarate hydratase — MNYRIEKDTLGEINVPDKKLWGAHTQRSLENFRIGPEASMPGEIIESFAIIKKAAARSNHKLGILSTNKKQLIEAACDEILAGMFEEHFPLVIWQTGSGTHTNMNCNEVIANRVKQIVENDFQWENIELHPIDDVNKSQSSNDTFSAAMHIAACKKLTTYLLPALKDLHDTFNKKSEEFKAIVKIGRTHFMDAVPITLGQEFSAYSTQIEKGINALKNTLPDLQELPLGGTAVGTGLNSPAGFDDEIVNEISKETGLPFTKAKNKFALIAGHDAFVQSHSAIKQLAVSLLKIVNDLRVMVSGPRAGISELNIPANEAGSSIMPGKVNPTQIEALSMVCTQVMGNDTTISVANSYGHFQLNVFKPVLIANFLQSATLLADACKSFNKNCLEGIAPNTEKIDAHVNNSLMLVTTLTPHIGYDKAAQIAKHAHANKCSLKEAATQLELVSEEQFDKWVKPGEMTSPNVTTKKNK, encoded by the coding sequence ATGAATTATCGCATAGAAAAAGACACATTGGGAGAAATAAATGTACCTGATAAAAAGCTTTGGGGGGCACATACACAGCGATCGCTGGAGAATTTCAGGATTGGTCCGGAGGCGTCGATGCCTGGCGAGATCATTGAGTCTTTTGCGATTATAAAAAAAGCGGCTGCCCGGAGCAATCATAAACTGGGAATACTTTCCACAAACAAAAAGCAGTTAATAGAAGCAGCTTGCGATGAAATTTTAGCCGGAATGTTCGAAGAACATTTTCCGTTGGTCATCTGGCAAACCGGCTCGGGCACGCACACTAATATGAATTGCAACGAGGTGATCGCTAATCGGGTAAAGCAAATTGTAGAAAACGATTTTCAGTGGGAAAACATCGAGTTGCACCCAATTGATGATGTGAATAAATCGCAGTCATCAAACGATACATTTTCGGCAGCCATGCACATTGCCGCTTGCAAAAAGCTAACAACTTATTTATTGCCAGCGCTTAAAGATTTGCATGATACTTTTAACAAAAAATCGGAGGAGTTTAAAGCGATAGTGAAAATTGGCAGAACCCATTTTATGGATGCAGTGCCAATTACTTTAGGGCAGGAATTCTCGGCTTATTCTACCCAAATTGAAAAAGGAATAAATGCATTGAAAAATACCCTGCCCGATTTACAGGAGTTACCACTGGGAGGCACTGCTGTTGGAACAGGATTAAACTCACCGGCAGGTTTCGACGATGAAATTGTAAATGAAATAAGCAAGGAAACAGGATTGCCGTTTACAAAAGCCAAAAATAAGTTTGCATTGATTGCCGGGCACGATGCTTTTGTGCAATCGCACAGTGCAATAAAGCAACTGGCCGTTAGTTTACTGAAAATTGTAAATGATTTGCGGGTAATGGTTTCAGGGCCGCGAGCCGGAATTAGTGAATTGAATATTCCCGCAAACGAAGCCGGTTCGTCTATTATGCCGGGTAAAGTGAATCCAACACAAATTGAAGCACTTTCAATGGTTTGTACCCAGGTAATGGGTAACGATACAACCATTTCGGTGGCCAATTCTTACGGGCATTTTCAGCTAAATGTTTTTAAGCCTGTGTTGATTGCCAATTTCTTACAATCGGCAACATTGCTGGCAGACGCTTGCAAATCATTCAATAAAAATTGTTTGGAAGGAATCGCACCCAATACCGAAAAAATTGATGCACATGTAAATAATTCGCTGATGCTGGTGACCACTTTAACACCTCACATTGGCTACGACAAGGCAGCACAAATTGCCAAGCATGCACATGCAAACAAATGTAGTTTAAAAGAAGCAGCTACTCAATTGGAGTTAGTAAGCGAAGAACAGTTTGATAAATGGGTGAAGCCGGGAGAAATGACAAGCCCGAATGTTACAACGAAAAAGAACAAGTAA
- a CDS encoding DUF2007 domain-containing protein, producing MSKAVTVATFTSNFDMKYMLFKEMLDEAGIDFMLVNEITSTIDGTFSGSPTNIGIEIRVMEEKFEEALEIYNSIK from the coding sequence ATGAGTAAAGCCGTAACTGTTGCTACATTCACAAGCAATTTCGACATGAAGTACATGTTGTTTAAAGAAATGCTTGATGAGGCCGGCATCGATTTTATGCTGGTAAACGAGATAACAAGTACTATAGATGGTACTTTTAGCGGAAGTCCTACCAATATTGGTATTGAAATCAGGGTAATGGAAGAAAAATTTGAAGAGGCGCTGGAGATTTATAACTCAATAAAATAA
- a CDS encoding response regulator yields MKKILAIDDNNINLELISQIVKVYYPDFKFIGALSGQEGITIAQNENPDLILLDIMMPDLDGYETCKLLKKNNRTKQIPIIMVSALGRDSVERTKGLNAGADSFISKPFDQVELKAQINVALRIKSYQLQLKKLNSEVTLVEERERRRIAENLHDSLGQTLGLAFMNLSSIDVDECSPAIKNTIKFTSKLLNKAIEESRQLTYDLSPPILYELGLLPAIRWKLERFEKDFKIKTKLIVENKSTQLSKENNIFLYRTVGELLTNTSKHAEATEVTVKQATNNGMYYISVEDNGIGIEKSPSKPISNKGGFGLLSIEERIESLNGTFIIKALAKGTKAEIEIPYSLEQN; encoded by the coding sequence ATGAAGAAAATTCTGGCTATTGATGACAATAACATCAACCTGGAACTTATTTCGCAGATTGTAAAGGTATATTACCCCGATTTTAAATTCATTGGCGCATTAAGCGGCCAGGAGGGAATAACTATTGCTCAAAATGAAAACCCCGACCTGATTTTGTTGGATATTATGATGCCGGATCTTGATGGGTATGAAACCTGTAAGTTATTAAAGAAGAATAACCGGACAAAACAAATACCAATTATTATGGTATCGGCCTTGGGGCGCGACAGTGTTGAACGCACCAAAGGATTGAATGCTGGAGCTGATTCTTTTATCTCAAAACCGTTCGACCAGGTTGAATTGAAAGCACAGATCAATGTTGCTTTGCGAATAAAATCATACCAGTTACAGCTTAAAAAGTTAAACTCCGAAGTTACGTTGGTTGAGGAGCGGGAAAGAAGGCGAATTGCTGAAAACCTGCACGACAGTTTGGGGCAAACTCTGGGGCTGGCATTTATGAACTTGTCGTCGATTGACGTAGATGAATGTTCACCTGCCATAAAAAATACCATTAAATTCACCTCAAAATTACTCAATAAAGCCATTGAGGAATCGCGGCAATTAACCTACGATTTAAGTCCGCCAATACTTTATGAATTAGGCTTATTGCCTGCCATTCGGTGGAAACTTGAACGGTTTGAGAAAGACTTTAAAATCAAAACAAAACTTATTGTTGAGAACAAGAGTACGCAACTCAGTAAAGAGAATAATATCTTTCTGTATCGCACAGTTGGAGAGCTGCTAACAAATACATCCAAACATGCCGAAGCTACTGAGGTTACTGTAAAACAGGCAACAAACAACGGAATGTACTATATTTCTGTAGAAGACAATGGGATAGGCATAGAAAAATCACCTTCGAAACCGATTTCAAACAAAGGTGGTTTTGGGCTATTAAGCATTGAAGAGCGAATTGAAAGTTTGAATGGAACTTTCATTATTAAAGCCCTGGCTAAAGGAACAAAAGCCGAAATTGAAATACCATATTCTCTTGAACAAAATTAA
- a CDS encoding 4a-hydroxytetrahydrobiopterin dehydratase produces MSELKEKHCTPCKKETTPLNAEEIRHFKEKISDDWKVVDNKKIRKSFSVGDFNEAIAFAQKIALLADEEDHHPDLGVHYGSVDVEISTHNIGGLSPNDFILAAKIDAI; encoded by the coding sequence ATGAGTGAATTAAAAGAAAAGCACTGTACACCGTGCAAAAAAGAGACAACACCGTTAAATGCTGAAGAGATCAGGCATTTTAAGGAGAAGATTAGCGACGACTGGAAAGTAGTGGATAACAAGAAGATTCGGAAGAGTTTTTCTGTCGGTGATTTTAACGAAGCCATTGCATTTGCTCAAAAAATCGCTTTGCTGGCTGATGAAGAAGATCACCACCCCGATTTAGGTGTTCACTATGGTTCGGTTGATGTAGAAATCAGTACACACAACATTGGTGGCTTGTCGCCCAACGACTTTATTCTGGCTGCCAAAATCGATGCGATCTAG
- a CDS encoding glycosyltransferase family 2 protein yields MKKLSLVICVWNEEPNIKPLSEQIKAALEGIDYEAIFVDDGSTDKTREEIRKINDDRFLLVELKRNYGQSSALQAGIDQAEGAFVALIDGDLQNDPADIPMMLKMIEEEEWDMVAGVRANRKDGMFLRKVPSKIANYLIRRATGIYMKDLGCTLKIFTNDTIKSIHIYGELHRYIPALVTLEGATKITQVDVNHRPREFGSSKYNLSRTTRVMSDLVLMVFFKKYLQRPMHFFGQIGIFTLAIGVLINIYLLILKVMGNDIWGKPLLLLGILLVLGGIQFITTGIIAELQMRTYFESQQKKPYRVKRVAHAKENI; encoded by the coding sequence ATGAAAAAGCTTTCACTCGTAATTTGTGTTTGGAATGAAGAGCCAAACATTAAACCATTGTCAGAACAAATTAAAGCAGCTCTGGAAGGAATTGACTACGAAGCGATTTTTGTTGATGATGGATCGACCGATAAAACACGCGAAGAAATCCGTAAAATAAACGACGACAGGTTTTTATTGGTAGAGTTAAAACGGAATTACGGGCAGAGTTCGGCATTGCAAGCCGGAATCGATCAGGCGGAAGGAGCTTTTGTAGCCTTGATTGACGGCGATTTGCAGAACGATCCGGCAGATATTCCTATGATGCTGAAAATGATCGAAGAAGAAGAATGGGACATGGTTGCAGGTGTGCGTGCCAACCGAAAAGATGGAATGTTTCTGCGTAAAGTGCCTTCAAAAATTGCCAATTATTTGATACGCCGTGCTACCGGAATTTATATGAAAGACCTTGGGTGCACCCTGAAAATATTTACTAACGATACCATAAAAAGCATCCATATTTATGGTGAACTTCACCGCTATATTCCTGCGCTGGTAACCCTCGAAGGTGCCACAAAAATTACGCAGGTAGATGTGAACCACCGTCCGCGCGAGTTTGGAAGTTCAAAATACAATCTTAGCCGTACAACTCGCGTAATGAGCGATCTTGTACTCATGGTTTTCTTTAAGAAGTACCTTCAACGCCCGATGCACTTTTTCGGTCAAATCGGTATTTTTACCCTTGCAATTGGGGTACTAATAAACATTTATCTGCTCATACTTAAAGTTATGGGCAATGATATTTGGGGTAAACCATTATTATTACTTGGTATTTTGTTGGTATTGGGTGGTATTCAGTTTATTACAACGGGTATTATTGCCGAGTTGCAGATGCGTACTTATTTCGAATCGCAACAGAAAAAGCCTTACCGGGTGAAGCGTGTGGCACATGCTAAAGAAAATATTTAA
- a CDS encoding TonB-dependent receptor plug domain-containing protein, producing the protein MKTRISLALLSLFCLTTMNSFAQERLVQGIVTTFDSITIVGAEVMVKSSKEIVKTDSLGQFKVTVNGKEKLKISAKGFISQNVKLDEKTKLVAVNLKLKAGVKAREYAVGYGYVKDGERLNALAQMTNNDVDFSQYANMYDLMRGRFAGVQVQSNGDIIIRGQNSINLSSAALIIVDGVQVDKSVLGTLVPTQVKSINIIKDGSAAIYGARGANGVVLIETKKGMDD; encoded by the coding sequence ATGAAAACCCGAATTTCTCTAGCCCTTTTATCGCTATTCTGTTTAACTACCATGAATAGTTTTGCTCAGGAACGTTTAGTACAAGGTATAGTAACCACTTTCGACAGTATTACCATTGTTGGTGCCGAAGTGATGGTGAAAAGCTCCAAGGAAATTGTGAAAACTGATTCGTTGGGACAATTCAAAGTTACAGTAAACGGTAAGGAAAAATTGAAAATATCCGCAAAGGGATTCATTAGTCAAAATGTGAAGCTGGATGAAAAAACAAAGTTGGTTGCCGTTAATTTGAAACTTAAAGCAGGAGTCAAAGCCAGGGAATATGCTGTAGGATATGGCTATGTAAAAGATGGCGAGCGACTGAATGCTCTGGCCCAAATGACAAATAATGATGTTGATTTTTCGCAATATGCCAATATGTATGATCTGATGCGAGGTCGTTTTGCCGGTGTGCAGGTTCAAAGTAACGGAGATATAATAATCCGGGGGCAAAATTCTATAAATCTAAGCAGTGCTGCTCTTATTATCGTAGATGGTGTGCAGGTTGATAAAAGCGTTCTGGGTACGTTGGTGCCTACGCAGGTAAAAAGTATAAATATAATTAAAGACGGTAGCGCGGCAATTTATGGTGCGCGCGGGGCAAATGGAGTGGTTCTTATTGAAACCAAAAAAGGGATGGATGATTAA